TGAGAATGTAGCAGCAATAGGTAAGGTTTCTGAACTATCGAGATGTTCAAAACGTTTCTCGAAATTTAAAATGGTAAAGCCTACTATTTCTTCTGTTTTAGGATCAAGTCGCATAATTACATCATTATCTAATTCTTTTGATATCGCTTCAGTGGGTTCACCAATTGCAATATCAAGAACATCCCCTTCCTTATCAAAGAAGAATTTCAATTTTTTTTCCATACGACTTCGCCTC
This genomic stretch from ANME-2 cluster archaeon harbors:
- a CDS encoding DUF2283 domain-containing protein, translated to MEKKLKFFFDKEGDVLDIAIGEPTEAISKELDNDVIMRLDPKTEEIVGFTILNFEKRFEHLDSSETLPIAATFSHISKALEVEG